The segment TGGCCGGGTCGAGAGTATAGGTAACAGCGGCGGTCGCCAGCATCAGAACCAGAAGGGTAAAACTGATTCCGAACAGGCTGATAGCGGTGAAGAACTTCCGGCGCAAAAGCACCTTCCAGGCCATTTTGATATAGTTTTTCAGCATGGCATCCCCGCTATTGCACCTGGCTGCCGTCGAAGAGACGTATCAGCCGTTCGGTTCGGTCAGCCATCGCCTGGTTGTGTGTCACCATGACGATGGTTGTGTTTTCATTTTTGTTGAGGTTGATGAGAATATTCAGAATCTCTTCGCTCATAGCCGAGTCCAGATTTCCGGTCGGTTCGTCCGCCAGAATCAATTCCGGTTCCCCGACGATGGCGCGGGCGATGGCCACCCGCTGACACTGTCCGCCTGAAAGCTGACCTGGAAAGTGCTTGATCCGAGCGCTCAACCCGACCTTGTCCAGCGCCGCCGCCGCCCGGCGGCGCCGTTCGGCATTTGACATGCGGCGGTACAGCAAAGGGACTTCGACGTTATCCACCACAGTCAGATCATTTATGAGATGGTAGCTCTGGAAGACGAAGCCAATCTTCTGATTGCGCAGCCGCGCCGTCTCCCGACCGCTCAGGCGAGTTACCGGTTGGCCGTCGACCTCAATTACCCCGCCGGTCGGTTCATCCAGCAGTCCCATAATATTGAGAAGGGTGCTTTTGCCCGACCCCGACGGTCCCATTACCGAAAGGAATTCTCCTTTCCTGACATCGATGTTGATGTTGGTTAAGGCCAGTGTCTCAATCGAGCTGGTGCGGTAGACCTTTTCAACACCACTCAGTTTCACCATGTCCGTATCCTCTCCTTTCATAGCAAACCGCCGGGATTGCTTTTCGCGCTCAGTCCGTTATGGAAATCTCGCTCATATTGATATAGCTTTTCATATCCGAAATAATCACCTCGTCGCCCGGTCTTATGTCTCCCTGAAGCTCCACATAATCGAAATTGGAGACCCCGGCCGTTGCCTCCCGGCGAACAGCTTTGTTTCCTTGGACAACAAATACCTTGTGTTCCATAAGACCGTCGTAGAATGGCCCGTTCTTGACCCGCAGTACGTTGGGTTTGGAGGCCGTCACCACGAATACATCGGCCCGCAGATTGGGTCGAAGCACCCGGTCGGCCTTGTTGTCCAGTGTGACCAGGAAGGTTATTACGCCGTTTTGCACGGCCGGGTTGATAGAGGCGATCCTGCCGGACAGATCGCGGTCGTTGATCCGAACCCGGACCGGACCGCCGGCGACCAGTTTCTCTGCGTGGACATCGGAGATTTTCGCCTCCACACGGAACCCGCTCAGATCGGCGATCCGAGCGATCACATCGCCCGGGTTGACCGAAGCGCCAACGTTCTCGTTCACCCACGTTACCACTCCGTACCGGTCGGTCCGGGCCTCCGCCAGGGCCATCTGACGGCGGGTTTCATCGATCGTGTTCTCCTGGATTTTGATCCTGAGATCCAGCCCGTGAAAATCGGCCTGTGATGCGACGTCGTGGTGTTTCATCTTCTCACTCAGCTGCTCCAGTTCCTTATTGGTGATGGCAGCGTTCAACTCGGCTTGTTCCAGCCCCTCTTTGGTGCTGACTCCGATCGCAAGGAGTCTTCTCTCCCGCTCAAGTCGCGAAGCCGCCAAGCGGGTCTGCATCTCTTTGATGCCATACTCGGTCTCCAGCTGCTGCCGCTGTTGCAATAGCTCCAAACTGCGCCGTGCCTTCTCATTGTGCAAGAGCTCCAGTTCGTTCAGCAGCCTGGTGTAGGTGAGCCGAATCGATTCCATATTGAGGACCAAAATCGCCTGACCGGCCTGAACCATATCTCCCGAATGCAGAAAGACGGTATCGATCCTTGATTGAATGGGGGAAGTAATGGCCTGCTCGAAATCGGGGACGACCACGCCGGAGGCCGTTATCGCCGCATCCAGCGGGCCCATCTCTGCCACGGCGGTCCGTAATGTATTGCGGCTGATCGACCGGGAAATGAGGGAACTGAAGATCCACAAGGCCAGAAGCAGCACAAGCGGAATTGAGGCAATCTTGGCGTACTGCTTCCACCGGTTTCTTCGAATTATCTCAGGTGATAATTCCCGATCCATCGGCATCTCCTTTCTGTTCGACACAGGAGTACGTATCAATTCCCGTGCCCGTCGCCATCGCATTGCCGTCCAACACGTTGTCCGCGACTTAGATGAGAGCGACCTGTCCGGAATCGGACACGTTGTTCGATTTCATTAATCAACATGGTGCCGTTGACGTCATGCCAACCAATCTGAAGAGCATAAGTTCGGGAGAGTTAGGGGACCTTTTCCAAAGAGAACTCTAGTCTAAAAGTTCTGGGTACTGATAAGACAACCCCGCCATAGACTATTGTAGTCCATTCTTTCATTTAGTTCTTTCATTCAGCTGGCTCAAGATGTAATTTCTTCTTGTTGAAGGAGAGAAACCACACGGGGAAATGGGTTTTGAAAAGATGAACTTCGCTCAGACCCTCAGGCTCTACCGCGATCTCGCGGATTGGTATCCTCTGTTGACGCCGGTGAGCGACTACGCGGAAGGAGCCGCCTTCTACTATCATCTTTTCGAGACCCACTGTCAGAGACAACCAAGGACTTTACTCGACCTCGGCAGTGGAGGTGGGCACAATGCGGCTCATCTCAAAGCCAGGCTGAGTTGCACACTGGTTGATCTCGAGCCGG is part of the Candidatus Zixiibacteriota bacterium genome and harbors:
- a CDS encoding ABC transporter ATP-binding protein yields the protein MVKLSGVEKVYRTSSIETLALTNINIDVRKGEFLSVMGPSGSGKSTLLNIMGLLDEPTGGVIEVDGQPVTRLSGRETARLRNQKIGFVFQSYHLINDLTVVDNVEVPLLYRRMSNAERRRRAAAALDKVGLSARIKHFPGQLSGGQCQRVAIARAIVGEPELILADEPTGNLDSAMSEEILNILINLNKNENTTIVMVTHNQAMADRTERLIRLFDGSQVQ
- a CDS encoding efflux RND transporter periplasmic adaptor subunit, which gives rise to MDRELSPEIIRRNRWKQYAKIASIPLVLLLALWIFSSLISRSISRNTLRTAVAEMGPLDAAITASGVVVPDFEQAITSPIQSRIDTVFLHSGDMVQAGQAILVLNMESIRLTYTRLLNELELLHNEKARRSLELLQQRQQLETEYGIKEMQTRLAASRLERERRLLAIGVSTKEGLEQAELNAAITNKELEQLSEKMKHHDVASQADFHGLDLRIKIQENTIDETRRQMALAEARTDRYGVVTWVNENVGASVNPGDVIARIADLSGFRVEAKISDVHAEKLVAGGPVRVRINDRDLSGRIASINPAVQNGVITFLVTLDNKADRVLRPNLRADVFVVTASKPNVLRVKNGPFYDGLMEHKVFVVQGNKAVRREATAGVSNFDYVELQGDIRPGDEVIISDMKSYINMSEISITD